The following are encoded together in the Candida orthopsilosis Co 90-125, chromosome 5 draft sequence genome:
- a CDS encoding benzene desulfurase, producing MAPSSKTNGNSTSTKPKKQLKLFAFEMGCSGLQAPGLWKHPKDQSSNYNTIEYWTSLSQLLERGKFNGLFIADVLGPYDVYNGPRNFTAAATSGAQFPTIEPSAVISASAAVTSNLAFGITFSTISESPYHFARRLATLDWLTKGRIGWNVVSSYLDSAARNLLNGEDLPPHAERYQRAEEYIEVIYKLFLSSWADDAVELKDGVFSNPDKIRQINHKGKWFEIPGPFIAEPNPYQRLPVIIQAGTSSAGKDFAAQHAEVVFVTQFAPEALAKSIKEIKQIAREKFGRPEGSIKFLQLITPVIGATQEEAEAKYKEYQSYGDIEGAQALFSGWTGIDISQYKYGEDITAVGTNAVKSFLELWNKKAPGEPEHVKKTREHVAKQITVGGLGPVLYGTAEQVADEIERWIEVSDVDGFNVTYAVQPTTFEEVVEFLIPELQKRGLVWDDYPDIGRPLTFREQLFGVDRKDSSFLLETHPAHKLRWRAGESKEEFESRLNKKRTNEEV from the coding sequence ATGGCACCATCATCCAAAACAAATGGAAACTCCACTTCGACTAAGCCaaagaagcaattgaaGCTATTTGCGTTTGAAATGGGATGCTCCGGTCTTCAGGCACCTGGTCTTTGGAAACATCCCAAGGACCAATCAAGTAATTACAACACGATTGAATACTGGACATCCTTATCTCAATTACTTGAACGTGGTAAATTTAATGGATTATTCATTGCAGATGTATTAGGGCCATATGATGTGTACAATGGTCCAAGAAATTTCACTGCTGCTGCAACATCAGGGGCTCAATTCCCCACTATTGAACCCCTGGCAGTGATTAGTGCTAGTGCTGCTGTTACTTCGAATTTGGCTTTTGGTATTACATTTTCCACCATTAGTGAATCACCATACCATTTTGCTAGGCGCTTGGCTACGTTGGATTGGTTGACTAAaggaagaattggatggAATGTGGTTAGTTCGTATTTGGATTCTGCGGCTAGGAACTTATTGAACGGGGAGGATTTACCACCACATGCTGAGAGATATCAACGTGCTGAAGAGTATATTGAGGTTATTtacaaattgtttttgagTTCATGGGCTGATGATGcagttgaattgaaagatggTGTGTTTTCGAACCCGGATAAAATCAGACAGATCAATCACAAGGGTAAATGGTTTGAAATCCCAGGACCTTTTATTGCTGAACCCAACCCGTATCAAAGATTACCGGTTATTATTCAAGCAGGTACATCTAGTGCTGGTAAGGATTTTGCTGCTCAACATGCTGAAGTTGTATTTGTCACACAATTTGCTCCTGAAGCTTTGGCCAAACTGATAAAAGAGATTAAACAAATTGCTCGTGAAAAATTCGGTCGTCCTGAAggatcaatcaaatttttacAATTAATCACCCCTGTAATTGGAGCTACTCAAGAAGAAGCCGAAGCCAAATATAAAGAGTATCAAAGCTATGGTGATATTGAAGGTGCACAAGCCTTGTTTTCTGGATGGACAGGTATCGATATCAGCCAATACAAATATGGCGAAGACATAACTGCCGTTGGAACCAATGCTGTTAAATCATTTCTTGAATTATGGAATAAGAAAGCTCCTGGTGAGCCAGAACATGTGAAAAAGACAAGAGAACATGTAGCAAAACAAATCACCGTTGGTGGATTGGGTCCTGTTCTTTATGGAACTGCTGAACAAGTtgctgatgaaattgaacgTTGGATTGAAGTATCTGATGTTGATGGATTCAACGTTACTTATGCAGTCCAACCAACtacatttgaagaagttgttgagtTTTTAATTCCTGAGTTGCAAAAGCGTGGATTAGTTTGGGATGATTATCCTGATATTGGACGTCCACTAACCTTTAGAGAACAATTATTTGGGGTTGATCGTAAAGATTCGAGCTTTTTGTTGGAAACTCATCCAGCTCATAAATTGAGATGGAGAGCGGGTGAATCGAAAGAGGAGTTTGAATCAAGGTTAAATAAGAAGCGTACTAATGAGGAAGTTTGA